Proteins encoded within one genomic window of Saccharopolyspora pogona:
- a CDS encoding IS3 family transposase, producing the protein MKVEFVESQREEHGVQPVLEALEQTPAEIAPSTYYAAKSRPESARAARDRELAEKIERVHEDNYGVYGARKVWAELNRQGTDVARCTVERLMREIGLRGLLRDKSSRTTRPAAETGRPGDLVKRDFTATRVNELWVADITYVRTAAGWVYAAFVLDVFSRLIVGWQVATSLYTDLALDALQMAIWRR; encoded by the coding sequence ATGAAGGTCGAGTTCGTCGAGTCCCAGCGGGAAGAGCACGGTGTCCAGCCGGTCCTGGAGGCGCTCGAGCAGACGCCCGCCGAGATCGCACCGTCGACGTACTACGCGGCCAAGTCCCGCCCGGAGTCGGCCCGTGCGGCACGAGACCGGGAGCTGGCCGAGAAGATCGAGCGGGTGCACGAGGACAACTACGGCGTCTACGGGGCGCGCAAGGTCTGGGCCGAGCTCAACCGGCAGGGCACCGACGTGGCCCGGTGCACGGTCGAGCGGCTCATGCGCGAGATCGGGCTGCGTGGCCTGCTACGCGACAAGTCCTCACGCACAACACGGCCGGCAGCGGAGACCGGCAGGCCAGGTGACCTGGTCAAACGTGACTTCACGGCCACGCGTGTGAACGAGTTGTGGGTGGCGGACATCACCTACGTGCGCACCGCCGCCGGCTGGGTTTACGCGGCGTTCGTGCTCGACGTCTTCTCCCGCTTGATCGTCGGCTGGCAGGTCGCCACCAGCCTCTACACGGATCTGGCGCTGGACGCGCTGCAGATGGCGATCTGGCGCCGCTAG
- a CDS encoding tyrosine-type recombinase/integrase, giving the protein MPLAIASAPNPSNDLHIAYLDYLQQTGRGNAAYSWAARVFFGRWPDPRGWVAESLETRLSAGSSTRPIITFLMLHRVLQPGYDYLLERKLSSIWREIKDSPLRPDLDRFMTAAAELGFTERVRFATGSQVPVRLLIQTGRSLDRITVADLDEFRAACQERETRTGKGNKHYLAAASNAQRVLFHLGIVDELPRSGGPVPFTQRLSGLQPPIRETMIAYLERKRATCQPKTVSAIATRLKHFGVFLADIDPELGSIAELDRRKHIEPYLTSLVDAISAKNNELITVADRSRRVLTLMGFLTDITEWGWPQAPPRKLMFRDDVPKLPHTLPRYLPVDIDRRLTEVLTEGPGNELAATTLRLQRACGLRIGEVLDLELDCVHEVPDHGHWLKIPLGKLETERMIPIDDDILDLIDHITAIRSHGRPMPHPRYRRPAQFLFTHHGRRLSQSAVRHELNRAAQAAGLDHLTPHQLRHTYATALVNAGVSLQALMALLGHVSAEMSLRYGRLFDTTVRAEYERGLDLAKQQARTSTTGRIGLPLADITGGADWKDTPLLKSRLAGGFCLRAPAQDACPYANICEHCPSFHTEASSLPILAAQRVDAEALARDAEQRGWITEAQRHQRLIARLDTLINEAQAG; this is encoded by the coding sequence ATGCCGCTCGCGATCGCCTCCGCTCCCAATCCCAGCAATGATCTGCACATCGCCTATCTGGACTATCTTCAGCAGACAGGACGGGGAAACGCTGCCTACTCGTGGGCGGCTCGGGTGTTCTTCGGGCGCTGGCCGGACCCGCGAGGGTGGGTGGCCGAGTCGTTGGAGACTCGCTTGTCGGCTGGGAGCTCGACTCGGCCGATCATCACGTTCCTGATGCTGCACCGGGTGCTGCAACCGGGCTATGACTATCTGCTGGAACGCAAACTCTCCAGCATCTGGCGGGAAATCAAAGACTCACCGCTGAGACCAGACCTCGATCGGTTCATGACCGCGGCCGCCGAGCTCGGGTTCACCGAACGGGTCCGGTTCGCCACCGGCTCCCAAGTGCCGGTCCGGCTGCTCATCCAGACTGGACGGTCGCTGGACCGGATCACCGTGGCCGATCTGGACGAGTTCCGGGCTGCGTGTCAGGAGCGCGAGACGCGAACTGGCAAGGGCAACAAGCACTATCTGGCGGCGGCCAGTAACGCCCAGCGCGTGCTGTTTCACCTGGGAATCGTCGATGAGCTGCCACGCTCGGGCGGCCCGGTCCCGTTCACGCAAAGGCTTTCCGGCCTACAGCCACCGATCCGCGAGACGATGATCGCCTATTTGGAACGCAAACGGGCAACCTGCCAACCGAAAACGGTGTCGGCGATCGCAACCCGGCTCAAACACTTCGGAGTGTTCCTGGCCGACATCGACCCCGAACTCGGGTCCATCGCCGAGCTCGATCGCCGCAAACACATCGAGCCCTACCTGACGTCGCTGGTCGACGCGATCAGCGCGAAGAACAATGAGCTCATCACCGTCGCGGACCGGTCCCGGCGAGTGCTCACACTGATGGGCTTTCTGACCGACATCACCGAGTGGGGCTGGCCGCAAGCACCACCCCGCAAGCTGATGTTCCGCGACGATGTCCCCAAACTCCCGCATACCCTGCCCCGCTATCTACCAGTCGACATCGACCGACGACTCACCGAGGTGCTCACCGAAGGGCCCGGCAACGAACTGGCCGCAACAACCCTGCGACTGCAACGCGCCTGCGGGCTGCGCATCGGAGAGGTCCTCGACCTCGAACTCGACTGCGTCCACGAAGTCCCCGACCACGGCCACTGGCTGAAAATCCCGCTCGGCAAACTGGAAACAGAGCGGATGATCCCCATCGATGACGACATCCTCGACCTGATCGACCACATCACCGCCATCCGCTCCCACGGACGACCCATGCCGCACCCCCGCTACCGGCGTCCCGCCCAGTTCCTGTTCACCCACCACGGCCGGCGACTGTCCCAAAGCGCAGTCCGTCACGAACTCAACCGCGCTGCTCAGGCCGCGGGACTTGACCACCTCACCCCGCACCAGCTCCGCCACACCTACGCCACCGCCCTGGTCAACGCCGGGGTCTCACTCCAAGCACTGATGGCGCTGCTGGGCCATGTTTCCGCCGAAATGAGCCTGCGCTACGGGCGACTGTTCGATACCACCGTCCGAGCCGAATACGAACGAGGCCTCGACCTCGCCAAACAACAGGCCCGCACCTCCACCACCGGCAGGATCGGCCTGCCACTGGCCGACATCACCGGCGGAGCCGACTGGAAAGACACCCCACTGCTCAAATCCCGCCTCGCCGGCGGATTCTGCCTGCGCGCACCCGCCCAAGACGCCTGCCCCTACGCCAACATCTGCGAGCACTGCCCCAGCTTCCACACCGAAGCCAGCTCGCTGCCCATCCTCGCAGCCCAGCGCGTCGACGCCGAAGCACTGGCCCGCGACGCCGAACAACGCGGCTGGATCACCGAAGCCCAACGACACCAACGACTCATCGCCCGACTCGACACCCTGATCAACGAGGCCCAAGCAGGATGA
- a CDS encoding tyrosine-type recombinase/integrase encodes MNTEAGIRLEEHDGGWALAGPAASGFGLVDEYLAHLADRNYSPKTVRAYGYDLLAFCRWLVAEEQPLPEVTTEVLLRFLRACREATVPGRPGPNVITLSGRRMDQYAVTTINRRLAAISGLFGFAAMRDPDMKNPVPKGKEARWRVAGERSGMLAHTVRRPKNRSSLRLREPGRLPTALSQSDAAELLASFHTWRDRAIAGLMLYCGLRSAEVLGLNIADVDIGGRWLQVLGKGQRERRVPLDPDVGSVIQVYLLAERPESGSPRLFLVAKGPNRGQPLTAAGLRTIFRYHRGITGIVGGHPHALRHTFGTALAEAGVDLAVMQALLGHAHVDTTARYIHLAPAHVKAEFDAARDRLRSQSQQ; translated from the coding sequence ATGAACACCGAGGCCGGTATTCGGCTTGAGGAACACGACGGTGGCTGGGCGTTGGCCGGGCCGGCCGCGTCGGGGTTTGGGTTGGTGGATGAGTACTTGGCTCATCTGGCCGATCGGAACTACTCACCGAAGACCGTGCGGGCCTATGGTTACGACCTTTTGGCGTTCTGCCGGTGGCTCGTTGCCGAGGAGCAGCCGTTGCCGGAGGTGACCACCGAGGTGCTGTTGCGGTTCTTGCGTGCCTGCCGTGAGGCGACGGTTCCGGGCCGGCCGGGGCCGAACGTGATCACGTTGTCGGGGCGTCGGATGGATCAGTACGCCGTCACGACGATCAATCGTCGGTTGGCGGCGATCTCGGGTTTGTTCGGGTTCGCGGCGATGCGGGACCCGGACATGAAAAATCCTGTCCCCAAGGGCAAGGAGGCCCGCTGGCGGGTAGCGGGTGAGCGCAGCGGGATGCTCGCACATACCGTTCGTCGGCCGAAGAACCGCTCGTCGCTGCGGCTTCGGGAGCCCGGCCGCCTGCCCACGGCGCTGTCGCAGTCCGATGCGGCGGAGCTGTTGGCGAGCTTCCACACATGGCGGGACAGGGCGATCGCGGGCTTGATGCTGTATTGCGGGCTGCGCTCCGCCGAAGTGCTGGGCCTGAACATCGCCGATGTCGATATCGGCGGCCGATGGCTGCAGGTGCTCGGTAAGGGCCAGCGGGAACGCCGCGTCCCGCTGGACCCTGATGTCGGCTCGGTCATCCAGGTGTATTTGCTGGCCGAGCGGCCGGAATCCGGCAGTCCTCGCCTGTTTCTCGTGGCCAAGGGACCGAACCGGGGCCAGCCGTTGACCGCGGCCGGGCTGCGCACGATCTTCCGCTATCACCGTGGAATCACCGGCATCGTCGGAGGACATCCCCACGCGCTGCGACACACCTTCGGCACCGCCCTGGCCGAAGCGGGGGTTGATCTCGCGGTGATGCAAGCCCTGCTCGGCCACGCTCATGTCGACACCACCGCCCGCTACATCCATCTGGCTCCGGCCCACGTGAAAGCAGAATTCGATGCCGCTCGCGATCGCCTCCGCTCCCAATCCCAGCAATGA
- a CDS encoding Mu transposase domain-containing protein has product MTVRQALYSVPARLIGQTVRAKLGAEELVVLHGVEEVARHPRLTTKGGQHLVLDHYLEVLAGKPGALRGATALAQARQKGWFTATGARCKIAPTADRDRLITAEMVADGRTATTEADLVGRFHRFRRKRNRLPERGNGPGTRG; this is encoded by the coding sequence ATCACCGTCCGCCAGGCCCTCTACTCGGTGCCCGCCCGGCTGATCGGGCAGACCGTGCGCGCGAAGCTCGGCGCGGAGGAACTGGTGGTGCTGCACGGCGTCGAGGAGGTCGCCAGGCATCCGCGGTTGACCACCAAAGGCGGGCAGCATCTGGTGCTGGATCACTACCTTGAGGTGCTGGCCGGCAAGCCGGGCGCGCTGCGCGGGGCGACCGCGCTGGCCCAGGCCCGACAGAAGGGTTGGTTTACCGCCACAGGAGCCCGTTGCAAAATCGCTCCGACTGCGGACCGTGATCGACTGATCACGGCTGAGATGGTCGCTGATGGTCGAACGGCGACAACCGAGGCTGATTTGGTGGGTCGATTCCACCGCTTTCGCCGAAAACGCAACAGACTCCCAGAAAGGGGCAATGGGCCGGGAACTCGCGGGTAG
- a CDS encoding 2-oxo acid dehydrogenase subunit E2, with protein MTSRVEMPALGENVTEGLITRWLKKVGDTVGKDEPLLEVATDKVDTEIPAPFAGTVEQLLAEENSTVSVGEPLAVITPVAVSGAVSVPSPQVVSAPPASAPKPAKAAPVPGPKAVSEPPATAPEQAEPAAPPTPVPNSSDPRVEKMSRLRQTIAKRMVESLQNSAQLTTVLEADVTKLAQLRARSKDEFHRRTGTKLSFLPFFAKAIVEALKEYPMFNASVSPDHTEVTYHAARNLGIAVDTPRGLLVPVIRDADELSIADIALTIADLADRTRSGKISADELTGGTFTLTNTGSRGALFDTPIINQPQSGIVGTGAVVDRVVPMPDGLGGHSFAVRSMVYLSVSYDHRLVDGADAARFLTTIKNRVEHADFDTEL; from the coding sequence ATGACCTCTCGCGTTGAGATGCCCGCGCTCGGTGAGAACGTGACCGAGGGCCTGATCACCCGCTGGCTCAAGAAGGTCGGCGACACCGTCGGCAAGGACGAACCACTGCTGGAAGTGGCCACCGACAAAGTCGACACCGAGATTCCTGCACCGTTCGCGGGCACAGTCGAACAACTGCTGGCCGAGGAGAACTCCACGGTCTCTGTCGGCGAGCCCCTGGCCGTCATCACCCCCGTGGCCGTGAGCGGGGCCGTATCAGTCCCCAGCCCACAGGTCGTGTCAGCGCCACCCGCGTCCGCCCCCAAACCGGCCAAGGCCGCACCGGTTCCCGGCCCAAAGGCTGTGTCGGAACCGCCCGCAACCGCGCCGGAACAGGCCGAGCCCGCCGCTCCCCCAACGCCGGTGCCCAACAGCAGCGATCCCCGGGTCGAGAAGATGTCCCGGCTGCGCCAAACCATCGCCAAGAGGATGGTGGAGTCCCTCCAGAATTCCGCGCAGCTGACCACTGTGCTGGAAGCCGACGTGACCAAGCTCGCCCAGTTGCGGGCCCGGAGCAAGGACGAGTTCCACCGGCGCACCGGCACCAAGCTGTCGTTCCTCCCGTTCTTCGCCAAAGCCATCGTCGAGGCGTTGAAGGAGTACCCGATGTTCAACGCCTCGGTAAGCCCCGACCACACCGAGGTGACTTACCACGCGGCCCGCAACCTCGGCATCGCCGTCGACACCCCGCGCGGCCTGCTGGTCCCGGTCATCCGCGATGCCGACGAGCTCAGCATCGCCGACATCGCGCTGACGATCGCCGACCTCGCCGACCGGACCCGCAGCGGCAAGATCAGCGCCGACGAGCTCACCGGCGGAACCTTCACGCTCACCAACACCGGCAGCCGCGGCGCACTGTTCGACACCCCGATCATCAACCAACCGCAGAGCGGGATCGTCGGTACCGGCGCGGTCGTCGACCGCGTCGTCCCAATGCCCGACGGCCTGGGCGGGCACAGCTTCGCCGTGCGATCGATGGTGTACCTATCAGTGAGCTACGACCACCGCCTCGTCGACGGCGCCGACGCGGCACGATTCCTCACCACCATCAAGAACCGGGTCGAACACGCAGACTTCGACACCGAGTTGTAG
- a CDS encoding DUF6924 domain-containing protein, producing the protein MRPPLPLPPGDGESRVPGILLVRTDSDDDVWEDVLWRMGELPGMRRSDQGDAAEAVARASISRRLIVAEDPAWRGATSEDVSVLIADATTMREPGQRVLVIPLEDQIGFSFRVDPEVVGGMVANLALRNMDIRDWRDDEA; encoded by the coding sequence ATGCGTCCTCCGCTTCCTTTACCTCCCGGCGACGGTGAGTCCCGTGTGCCCGGGATCCTGCTGGTGCGCACCGACAGCGACGACGACGTCTGGGAAGACGTGCTCTGGCGCATGGGCGAGCTCCCCGGCATGCGCCGGTCCGATCAAGGGGACGCGGCCGAGGCGGTGGCGCGGGCGTCGATCTCCCGGCGCCTGATCGTGGCCGAGGATCCCGCGTGGCGGGGCGCCACCTCCGAGGATGTCTCGGTGCTGATCGCCGACGCCACCACGATGCGCGAGCCCGGCCAGCGCGTCCTCGTGATCCCTCTGGAAGACCAGATCGGGTTCTCCTTCCGGGTGGACCCCGAGGTCGTGGGGGGCATGGTGGCCAACCTGGCGCTGCGCAACATGGACATCCGCGACTGGCGGGACGACGAAGCGTAG
- a CDS encoding FMN-binding negative transcriptional regulator, whose translation MYLSKHFEVSEDDTADLLRKGGFGHLVTPAPDGSMEVTSMPLLYDADRHSLVGHMSRPNPHWQYTAEAESVVVIPGVDAYVTPEYYPSKQETQKVVPTWNYQILNVFGQLRAHDDRDWLLDHVTNLTDHHENGRPTPWKVTDAPEKFIATQLKGIVGIELSITRVVAKAKLNQNRTAEDRTGVIRGLEQGNLPERETAAHMVAIGLDNA comes from the coding sequence ATGTACCTGTCGAAGCACTTCGAGGTGTCCGAGGACGACACCGCGGACCTGCTGCGCAAGGGGGGATTCGGTCACCTGGTCACCCCGGCTCCGGACGGCAGCATGGAGGTGACCTCGATGCCGCTGCTCTACGACGCCGACCGTCACTCTCTGGTCGGGCACATGTCGCGGCCGAACCCGCATTGGCAGTACACGGCCGAGGCGGAATCGGTGGTGGTCATCCCCGGCGTTGACGCCTACGTCACGCCGGAGTACTACCCGAGCAAGCAAGAGACCCAGAAAGTCGTCCCGACCTGGAACTACCAGATCCTCAACGTCTTCGGGCAGTTGCGAGCCCACGACGACCGCGACTGGCTGCTCGATCACGTCACCAATCTGACCGACCACCACGAGAACGGCCGCCCGACGCCGTGGAAGGTCACTGACGCACCTGAAAAGTTCATTGCGACGCAGCTGAAGGGAATCGTCGGCATCGAGTTGTCGATCACTCGTGTAGTGGCCAAGGCCAAGCTGAACCAGAACCGCACCGCCGAGGACCGCACCGGCGTCATTCGCGGCTTGGAGCAGGGCAACCTCCCCGAGCGGGAGACCGCCGCGCACATGGTCGCCATCGGATTGGACAACGCGTAA
- a CDS encoding aminotransferase class I/II-fold pyridoxal phosphate-dependent enzyme, which translates to MLRQVHDHSSIVAWAGQPSTSPVCHMTKTLQGECDFCHVPYTGEVTKDAADRAPVKIIGASAGEISDSVRNLVSTGRLQPGDSVPPIRDLALELGVHRNTVAAAYRMLVAAGVAETHGRRGTVITSLPHLEGEMAVNTELVDLSSGNPDPALLPNIGSALSQIDYQMQMYGSPVVDPRLHQWARNTLAPELDCPFEISVTHGAVDAVERLLTAHLTRGDLVAMEDPCFYASEGTVRLNGFRAASVSVDAAGMEPKALRVALAAGARAVIVTPRAHNPTGVSVTAERSQEIRSVLQRYPHVLVIEDDHFSAISRNCYNRVTPSTTQRWALVRSVAKFLGPDLRVAVVASDGGTADRLGSRLRPGATWVSHLLQQLAANLLESDAVARQLDHARHAYAERVDALREALTEAGIDTPFPTDGFNVWVPEPDGCAAMVTALREAGWSVRDGSPFRTPTSKTPHGIRITASRLTRPQAREFAQCLAGLRQSITS; encoded by the coding sequence GTGCTTCGACAGGTACATGACCACTCCTCGATCGTCGCGTGGGCAGGGCAACCGTCAACCAGCCCAGTTTGTCACATGACAAAGACTTTACAGGGTGAGTGCGACTTCTGTCACGTGCCATACACTGGCGAGGTGACGAAAGACGCCGCGGATCGTGCGCCGGTCAAGATCATCGGCGCCTCAGCAGGTGAGATCTCCGATAGCGTGCGGAACCTCGTCAGCACAGGTCGACTGCAGCCTGGTGATTCGGTCCCGCCGATTCGTGACCTCGCACTCGAGCTCGGCGTGCATCGCAACACCGTGGCCGCCGCCTACCGAATGCTGGTCGCCGCCGGTGTGGCCGAAACCCATGGTCGGCGCGGCACCGTCATCACGTCCCTTCCCCACCTCGAGGGCGAGATGGCCGTGAATACCGAACTGGTCGACCTGTCCAGCGGCAACCCCGATCCGGCACTGCTACCCAACATCGGATCGGCGCTGTCCCAGATCGACTACCAGATGCAGATGTACGGAAGCCCCGTCGTCGATCCCAGGTTGCACCAGTGGGCACGCAACACGCTGGCACCCGAACTCGACTGCCCCTTCGAGATCTCGGTGACGCACGGCGCTGTCGATGCGGTCGAGCGACTGCTCACCGCCCATCTCACGCGTGGCGATTTGGTCGCTATGGAAGACCCGTGCTTCTACGCAAGCGAAGGGACGGTACGACTCAACGGATTCCGCGCGGCTTCCGTCAGCGTCGATGCCGCGGGGATGGAGCCAAAAGCCTTGCGGGTCGCCCTGGCTGCGGGAGCTCGGGCCGTCATCGTCACGCCCCGGGCGCACAATCCGACGGGCGTCAGCGTGACGGCCGAGCGGTCCCAAGAGATCAGGTCCGTGTTGCAGCGCTATCCACACGTACTTGTGATCGAGGATGACCACTTCTCCGCGATCTCGCGCAACTGCTACAACCGGGTTACCCCAAGCACCACGCAACGCTGGGCGCTCGTGCGGTCGGTGGCGAAGTTCCTCGGGCCAGACCTACGCGTCGCGGTCGTCGCCTCCGACGGGGGAACCGCCGATCGGCTCGGGAGCCGTTTGCGACCGGGCGCCACCTGGGTGAGCCATCTGCTCCAGCAGCTGGCGGCGAATCTCCTCGAATCAGATGCCGTTGCACGACAACTAGATCACGCGCGTCATGCGTACGCCGAGCGCGTGGACGCACTGCGCGAGGCGCTGACCGAAGCGGGAATTGACACCCCATTCCCCACCGACGGCTTCAATGTCTGGGTACCCGAGCCCGATGGTTGCGCCGCCATGGTCACAGCGCTGCGGGAGGCCGGCTGGTCGGTTCGGGACGGTTCCCCGTTCCGAACCCCGACAAGCAAAACCCCGCACGGGATCCGCATCACCGCCTCGAGGCTGACTCGCCCCCAGGCCCGCGAGTTCGCTCAGTGCCTCGCAGGGCTACGTCAGTCGATCACCAGCTGA
- a CDS encoding zinc ribbon domain-containing protein encodes MRARYGRTFGRVDRYFLSTRMCSACGRINDKMALTVRSWDRPCGSHHDRDVNAAKNVLAAGQADNGNDRGAHVRPGLVRAARREAVTHPDAARSTRSVEGISVL; translated from the coding sequence GTGCGCGCCCGGTACGGGCGGACGTTCGGCCGGGTGGACCGGTACTTCCTGTCCACCCGGATGTGTTCGGCCTGCGGGCGCATCAACGACAAGATGGCCCTCACCGTCCGATCGTGGGACCGCCCGTGCGGCAGTCACCACGACCGGGACGTGAACGCAGCGAAGAACGTGTTGGCCGCCGGGCAGGCGGACAACGGAAACGACCGTGGAGCGCACGTAAGACCGGGACTCGTCCGGGCGGCGCGCAGGGAAGCGGTAACCCACCCGGACGCCGCGCGGTCCACGCGCAGCGTGGAGGGAATCTCCGTCCTTTAG
- the tnpA gene encoding IS200/IS605 family transposase, whose amino-acid sequence MAELEGIRTGKHCIFAMHVHLVFVTKFRHKVFGDRHLSRMEQIMRDVCRDFEAELVEFNGENNHVHLLVNYPPKVAVARLVNSLKGVSSRRLRQVFPDLVRHYYRANKLWSGSYFAGSVGGAPLSVVKQYIEQQNRPA is encoded by the coding sequence ATGGCTGAACTCGAAGGCATTCGAACCGGCAAACACTGTATATTCGCGATGCACGTTCACTTGGTCTTCGTGACGAAGTTCCGGCACAAGGTGTTCGGCGACCGGCACCTGTCGAGGATGGAGCAGATCATGCGGGACGTGTGTCGGGACTTCGAGGCTGAGCTGGTCGAGTTCAACGGCGAGAACAACCACGTCCACCTGCTCGTCAACTACCCGCCCAAGGTCGCCGTGGCCCGCCTGGTCAACTCCCTCAAGGGCGTGTCCTCCCGGCGCCTGCGCCAGGTGTTTCCCGACCTCGTACGCCACTACTACCGAGCCAACAAACTCTGGTCGGGCTCGTACTTCGCAGGCTCCGTCGGCGGGGCACCGCTGAGCGTCGTGAAGCAGTACATCGAGCAGCAGAACCGTCCGGCTTAA
- a CDS encoding helix-turn-helix domain-containing protein, which produces MASLVRALRRERGLTLEELGGLTGLTKSYLSKVERELSTPSIAVALKIAEALDVDVSRLFVGETGRSAITIDRIGDRQAGARLQPLGADMLGKVMSPFVLRPTAEFVKHEPTHTGQEFIFVHSGTIELHYDGEEFELETGESAYLDATRAHRLRSTSESEAQVVIVATAYRP; this is translated from the coding sequence GTGGCGTCGCTGGTCAGGGCTTTGCGTCGGGAGCGGGGGCTTACCCTCGAGGAGCTTGGTGGCCTCACGGGACTGACCAAGAGCTACCTGTCAAAAGTGGAACGCGAGCTCAGTACGCCGTCGATCGCGGTCGCCCTCAAGATCGCGGAGGCGCTTGATGTCGACGTGAGCCGGCTGTTCGTTGGGGAGACGGGGCGTTCGGCCATCACGATCGACCGAATCGGAGACCGCCAGGCCGGGGCACGGCTACAGCCACTCGGTGCGGACATGCTCGGCAAGGTGATGTCGCCGTTCGTGCTGCGCCCGACCGCCGAGTTCGTCAAGCACGAGCCTACTCACACCGGACAAGAGTTCATCTTCGTACACAGTGGAACGATCGAACTGCACTACGATGGCGAAGAGTTTGAACTTGAGACTGGCGAAAGCGCTTACCTGGACGCTACTCGCGCTCATCGCCTCCGCAGCACTTCTGAATCGGAGGCACAAGTCGTGATCGTCGCGACGGCCTACCGTCCCTAG
- a CDS encoding aldolase, giving the protein MRQKVALTCRALYDAGHDSGLAGQITARAEKPNTFYTQQLGLGFDEITEENLLIVDEDLNVLEGTGMPNPANRFHSWIYRARPDVQCIVHTHPFHVAALSMLEVPLEVSQMDIAPLYDDCAFLPDWPGVPVGNEEGEIITAALGDKKAVLLAHHGQVVAGASVDEACSLAVLIERGAKLQLAAMSAGEIKPLPERLVS; this is encoded by the coding sequence ATCCGGCAGAAGGTGGCGCTCACCTGCCGCGCTCTGTATGACGCCGGTCATGACTCCGGGCTGGCTGGCCAAATCACGGCGCGGGCCGAGAAGCCCAACACCTTCTACACACAACAACTCGGTCTGGGTTTTGACGAGATCACCGAGGAGAACCTCCTGATCGTTGACGAGGACCTGAATGTCCTCGAAGGAACCGGCATGCCCAATCCCGCCAACCGGTTCCACAGCTGGATCTACCGCGCACGCCCCGACGTCCAGTGCATCGTGCACACCCACCCCTTCCACGTCGCGGCGCTGTCCATGCTGGAGGTCCCGTTGGAGGTCTCACAGATGGATATCGCTCCGCTGTACGACGACTGCGCGTTTCTACCGGACTGGCCCGGCGTTCCGGTCGGCAACGAAGAGGGCGAGATCATCACCGCCGCCCTGGGGGACAAGAAAGCGGTCCTGCTGGCTCACCATGGCCAGGTCGTGGCGGGTGCATCCGTCGATGAGGCCTGCTCCTTGGCGGTACTGATCGAGCGCGGCGCCAAGCTCCAGCTGGCCGCGATGAGCGCCGGCGAAATCAAGCCCCTGCCTGAACGGCTAGTGTCCTGA
- a CDS encoding transposase, which yields MAAQKKYPDELRERATRMAVEARRDPAVATGAIRRIAEQLGIHPEALRTWVKRAEIDAGDRPGTTSGDAERIAQLERENRELRRANQILRSAASFFAAELDRPSR from the coding sequence ATGGCCGCACAGAAGAAGTACCCCGATGAGCTGCGTGAGCGGGCGACCCGGATGGCCGTGGAGGCGCGCCGGGACCCTGCGGTCGCGACTGGGGCGATCAGGCGGATCGCCGAGCAGCTCGGGATCCACCCGGAGGCGCTGCGGACCTGGGTCAAGCGCGCGGAGATCGACGCCGGGGACCGGCCGGGCACCACGAGCGGTGACGCGGAGCGGATCGCGCAGCTGGAGCGGGAGAACCGTGAGCTGCGGCGGGCGAACCAGATCTTGCGGTCAGCGGCAAGTTTCTTTGCGGCGGAGCTGGACCGTCCGTCGCGATGA
- a CDS encoding DUF6262 family protein, protein MTKTSTLNRVERACTQLIHDGHAVTFTAIAARTGLGRTTLYRNPTLRAVIEHHRHQTSTNGTLTGFTDEIATLRTALDALATRVRHHEEQLRRLTARND, encoded by the coding sequence ATGACCAAAACCAGCACTCTCAACCGCGTCGAACGCGCCTGCACACAACTCATCCACGACGGCCACGCCGTCACCTTCACGGCCATTGCTGCTCGCACCGGACTGGGCCGCACCACCCTCTACCGCAACCCCACCCTCCGCGCCGTCATCGAACACCACCGACACCAGACCAGCACTAACGGCACCCTCACCGGCTTCACCGACGAGATCGCCACCCTCCGCACCGCACTCGACGCCCTCGCCACCCGAGTACGCCACCACGAAGAACAACTCCGACGCCTCACAGCCAGAAACGACTGA